From Leishmania braziliensis MHOM/BR/75/M2904 complete genome, chromosome 22, a single genomic window includes:
- a CDS encoding mitochondrial DNA-directed RNA polymerase has product MEACRPPEPGWCRWRSTHAKGGVEEGHGGSVGGLFRNYRAVSEELVLELPVCEVLSPFASYLVSYVRYGAMKEMLARADVNERLVQLGVIHPTVQEVDDSALLHRLMDLLDPAVHQVERRAECFRHAEQSRVVGMETVTYKKHHSRLREVSHTSGNHTQRRTGGRPRAAVLHLGIILRTNHQGLRRCRRIL; this is encoded by the coding sequence ATGGAGGCATGCCGTCCACCCGAGCCCGgctggtgccggtggcgcagcacgcacgcgaaGGGGGGGGTCGAGGAGGGACATGGTGGGTCAGTGGGTGGCCTGTTCCGCAATTACCGTGCAGTCTCCGAGGAGCTGGTACTGGAGCTGCCCGTGTGTGAGGTGCTCAGTCCCTTTGCAAGCTACCTGGTGAGCTATGTGCGCTACGGTGCCATGAAGGAGATGCTGGCGCGGGCTGATGTGAACGAGCGCCTTGTCCAGCTGGGTGTAATTCATCCCACTGTCCAGGAGGTGGACGacagtgcgctgctgcaccgcctcatGGACCTCCTCGATCCTGCCGTGCATCAGGTCGAACGCCGAGCGGAGTGCTTTCGCCACGCGGAGCAGTCTCGAGTGGTTGGGATGGAAACGGTGACGTATAAAAAGCACCATTCGCGCCTTCGCGAAGTGTCTCACACCAGTGGAAACCACACGCAACGCCGGACTGGTGGACGACCTCGCGCCGCTGTTCTGCACCTGGGAATTATCCTTCGCACGAACCACCAAGGTTTGAGGAGGTGCCGAAGAATTCTTTAA